One Euwallacea fornicatus isolate EFF26 chromosome 22, ASM4011564v1, whole genome shotgun sequence genomic region harbors:
- the LOC136346215 gene encoding activating transcription factor 7-interacting protein 1-like isoform X4: MPSIEQCDVASGNVAAALPSTLEIFDKFKPTTEDGNSDSEESFHLVLDEDDVEMPNGREKETRIEESEDEIMNKFDTLVDTSLDNLDEDKILNDVDLSDTQNGKERACTKGAERQSKTVKTVKNKNEDFKNNADGEFNSSHAHDTVPSDSTKSIERPKECIKVPQDSEVNDAEISHEDKMQHNEKKNLEDATEDVSMLLSQEGKKMSKDETSSNKTRYPAQPVNSLIRTLVEYQEFCEDPPEILEICSNFSVSKKKSATIEHLKSDSTTSENPCKSISGELTQSQIEKELTLPITTTTTASTTTTTTQNSLETANITESEENSPKEANETEHKITENNTEDKFKFPADVPTKTFERSTSETHSEDKESIDDESDLMDVSMVRETEEDDACAIADAIEENTALADAENESENNEKSDGEQSDRTEAEQESCDMDKDRESNDDNDNSMGFDEDDTHSSLDMPVESKEDADSSSKAVEEDTSGNVEASQEVESTVGQECLAVDEASQEVDSAVDQDEQALVVDEAARGEKSTEDANMVQPEKSEVANDTNKTDNVSVAEPTDVEMETAPEEGTTAVIKSEVAENSENTERRKSANKRNLSLSDSESTGEASAKKTKLIIEAPEPAIIDTVQIQTPSEPVGKLKTLTSFAKFMQCRKLTAKLSRSDLEQFCIQKICESLMLKSTEGELSQSIKKHEKTIEALRKDLNQLTKQCKDLEIVNKKLMNELRNQNGMKKPLVPLKITRSVGLQVRLNPATEVVNQNRRRQTMPNTPPKVVTPTIVANKTKLANVQPSVVRQLAQNLPPRSPLATSQTTAPHAAPMLSQALQKKPILVKRTTPVRKPGPGVIDLTDEDDRLKRPNSKVLNKTVSSAGTPTKTVGVNKAMPTSKVIGNNQGKQMAVSKGSPLGPNKGNNLSPGIRLTPAITTTANGSPQMVYVVPTLASNEGGQQKLAFVNVQQNGVLSGALNGSTVLANKQGQTITLKTVPMRHKHPAPLPVPVSSRALVDTKLKAVLPKPHLTIKKIDTGIILQWKMPYNLDLYESIASYQLYAYQESSSPPSTEMWRKVGDVKALALPMACTLTQFADKNKYYFAVRSVDVHKRIGAFSDPQEISL, encoded by the exons ATGCCCTCAATAGAGCAATGCGACGTGGCATCTGGAAACGTAGCGGCAGCGCTGCCCTCCACTTTGGAAATCTTCGATAAATTCAAGCCCACCACAGAGGACGGCAATTCGGATTCCGAGGAAAGTTTCCATTTAGTTTTGGACGAGGACGACGTCGAAA TGCCTAATGGCAGGGAGAAGGAGACACGCATTGAAGAGAGTGAAGatgaaattatgaacaaattcGATACTTTGGTAGACACCTCATTGGACAATTTAGACGAAGACAAGATACTGAACGACGTTGATTTGAGTGATACCCAAAATGGAAAAGAACGAGCCTGCACTAAAGGAGCTGAAAGACAAAGCAAAACAGTTAAAACTGTAAAGAACAAAAATgaggattttaaaaacaatgctGACGGAGAGTTCAACAGTTCACACGCACATGATACAGTTCCAAGCGATTCTACGAAATCTATTGAACGCCCTAAAGAATGTATTAAAGTTCCTCAAGACTCGGAAGTGAATGACGCAGAAATTTCACACGAGGATAAAATGCAgcataatgaaaaaaaaaatttggaggaTGCTACTGAGGATGTTTCTATGCTCTTAAGTCAAGAAGgcaaaaaaatgtctaaagaTGAAACCTCTTCGAACAAAACTCGGTATCCAGCTCAGCCTGTGAATTCCTTAATTCGCACGTTAGTCGAGTACCAGGAGTTTTGCGAAGACCCTCCTGAAATACTAGAAATTTGCTcaaatttttctgtttcaaaaaaaaagtcagCAACAATTGAACACCTTAAAAGTGACAGTACAACTTCTGAAAATCCTTGTAAATCCATTAGTGGTGAACTAACACAATCTCAAATTGAAAAGGAATTAACTCTCCCCattactactactactactgctagtactactactactactactcaAAACTCGCTTGAGACCGCAAATATCACTGAAAGTGAAGAAAATTCTCCTAAAGAAGCCAATGAAACTGAACATAAAATCACTGAAAATAACACTGAAGACAAGTTTAAATTCCCAGCAGATGTTCCTACTAAAACCTTTGAACGAAGCACGTCAGAAACCCACTCAGAAGATAAAGAATCCATTGACGATGAATCTGATTTAATGGACGTGTCAATGGTGCGTGAGACCGAAGAAGACGACGCATGTGCCATTGCAGACGCGATCGAGGAAAACACCGCCCTTGCAGATGCGGAAAACGAGAgcgaaaacaatgaaaaatcagATGGAGAACAAAGTGATCGTACTGAGGCGGAGCAGGAGAGCTGTGATATGGATAAAGACCGAGAATCTAACGATGATAACGACAATTCTATGGGCTTTGACGAAGATGATACTCATAGTAGTTTAGATATGCCAGTTGAGAGTAAGGAAGATGCTGATTCATCCTCAAAAGCTGTAGAGGAGGATACATCAGGAAATGTAGAAGCATCTCAAGAGGTTGAATCAACGGTTGGTCAAGAGTGTTTGGCAGTTGATGAGGCATCTCAAGAAGTTGACTCAGCAGTTGATCAAGACGAGCAGGCTTTGGTGGTTGATGAAGCGGCACGCGGTGAGAAGAGCACGGAAGATGCCAATATGGTACAACCAGAGAAATCTGAAGTTGCCAATGATACGAATAAGACTGACAATGTTTCTGTAGCTGAACCTACAGATGTTGAGATGGAAACGGCTCCTGAGGAAGGAACTACTGCTGTGATAAAATCCGAAGTTGCTGAGAATTCTGAGAATACTG AACGCAGGAAATCTGCCAACAAAAGAAACCTTTCCTTAAGCGATTCGGAGTCAACAGGCGAAGCATCGGCTAAAAAAACCAAACTAATCATCGAAGCTCCCGAACCTGCAATAATCGACACCGTCCAAATTCAAACTCCCTCAGAACCTGTTGGAAAGCTCAAAACGCTAACATCGTTCGCAAAGTTCATGCAATGTCGAAAACTAACCGCGAAACTCTCCCGTTCTGACTTGGAACAGTTTTGCATACAAAAGATCTGTGAGAGTCTTATGCTGAAAAGCACCGAAGGAGAACTGAGTCAAAGCATCAAGAAACATGAGAAAACTATTGAGGCTTTGAGGAAGGATCTAAATCAGTTGACAAAACAGTGCAAGGACTTGGAAATTGTGAATAAGAAGTTGATGAATGAGCTGAGAAACCAGAACGGCATGAAGAAACCGTTGGTGCCGCTCAAGATCACCAGGTCGGTGGGGCTGCAGGTGCGGTTGAATCCCGCCACCGAGGTGGTCAATCAGAATCGGAGGAGGCAGACAATGCCTAACACACCCCCTAAAGTTGTCACTCCTACTATTGTGGCTAATAAGACTAAACTAGCGAATGTGCAACCTTCAGTTGTCAGACAG ctTGCGCAGAATTTACCTCCCAGATCGCCCTTAGCCACTAGTCAAACGACGGCACCACATGCAGCTCCAATGCTAAGTCAGGCTTTGCagaaaaaacctattttgGTAAAACGGACTACTCCAGTCAGGAAACCTGGACCTGGCGTGATTG accTAACAGACGAAGATGATAGGCTGAAGAGGCCTAATAGTAAGGTACTAAATAAGACTGTATCGTCAGCTGGTACTCCCACTAAGACTGTTGGTGTCAATAAAGCGATGCCTACAAGTAAAGTAATAGGAAATAATCAG GGTAAACAAATGGCTGTGTCTAAAGGAAGTCCCTTGGGACCTAATAAAGGGAACAACCTTTCTCCAG GAATAAGACTGACTCCTGCAATTACCACAACTGCGAATGGTTCACCCCAAATGGTGTATGTGGTTCCTACTCTTGCTTCTAACGAAGGAGGGCAGCAAAAACTGGCCTTTGTGAATGTGCAACAAAACGGTGTTCTCT CTGGAGCCCTCAACGGTTCAACGGTACTAGCGAATAAACAAGGTCAAACTATCACCCTCAAAACAGTCCCTATGCGCCACAAACACCCGGCACCCCTTCCTGTGCCGGTTAGCTCTCGTGCTCTTGTAGACACGAAACTGAAAGCTGTGCTTCCAAAACCGCACCTCACGATAAAGAAAATCGACACGGGCATCATCCTCCAATGGAAAATGCCCTATAATCTGGATCTCTATGAAAGTATCGCCAGTTATCAGCTGTATGCGTACCAGGAATCAAGTTCACCTCCCAGTACGGAAATGTGGAGGAAAGTTGGAGATGTTAAAGCGTTAGCACTGCCTATGGCCTGTACTTTGACTCAATTTgccgataaaaataaatattattttgccgTCAGATCAGTTGATGTGCACAAGAGGATCGGGGCTTTCAGTGATCCTCAGGAAATTTCTCTGTAA